AACAGCGCGACGGCCAGTTCCAGCTGCTTGCCAGCGGCGATGCCGATGACGGCTCGCTCACCATCGGCGCCGATGCGCGGGTGATGGGTGCGACGCTTGGTGCGGGCGAGACGCTCGAGCATGACGCCGATCCTTCGCGGCACCTCTACTTGGTGTCGTCGGCACCGATCCGAATCAACGGGGTCGAAGCGGGGCCTCGTGACGGCGTCGCGATCACCGGCGAGGAGCGGCTGACGATCAAGGCGACGGCGGGCGCGGAATTGGTGCTGGTCGACGCACGCTGAGGCCCGAATTAGCCATAAACCCTTGTGTGCAGGCGATTTGCGCGGCAATAGCGCAGGCGATGAAAAGGCGCGCCGTGGGGCCGGCGCACATGCCTTGACCAGCAACAGCCAGGGCGGGGAAATGTCGGTGTCGCACCGCGTGCAATGGAAAATCTTGGCGCTGACGATCGGCGCCGTGGCGCTGCCGCAGGCGGCGGTCGCCCAGAACAGCGAAACGCCGATCGACGTCACCGCCGCGCCGCCGCCGACCGCGGGGACGGTCGGCCCGGCGCAGCTGCGCAACTTCAACCTCAACGGAACGAGGACGCAGTCTTCGGAGGCACCCGCGAAGACGACCGCACCGGCGGCGCCGACGAGTGCGCCGGCATCCGGCAATGGCACAGCATCGCGTCCCGCCGCGCCGCGCACCGCACCGACGACTTCCCAGGTCGAACGCCAGCCTGCCCCTACGGCGTCGACGCCCCGGCCGGCCCGCGACACTGCCGCGCCGGTATCGGTGCCGACGGCGCCGGTCAGCAACGTTCCCGATCTTTCGCTGTCGGTCCCGACCGAAGCCGCACCCGCGGCCCCGGTCTCAGTGGCGCCGTCGACGCTGGCGCCGGTCGACGACCCAGCCACGCCGGCCGACGGCCTGCCCTGGGCGTGGATTGCCGCGTTGGTCGCGTTGATTGGCGGCGGACTGTTCATCTGGCGAAGCCAGAAAGCGCGCCAGCAACGCTATGGCGACTTCGGACGACTGGCCTTTGCCGGTGGGCCGGACGCCGATTCCCTTCCGTCTCCGTTGCCGACGCCGCGACCGGCGCCGAGCCCGCGCGCGCATCCCGTGCCGCCGCGCGCCGATCCCGTTCCGCCTAGCCCACGTCCGGACCCCGCGCCCGTGTCGGGGGTTCGCGGCGACGGCATGATCACCGCCTCGCGGCTCAAACCCGATCTAACGTTGAAGTTCACGCCCGATCGCGCGGTCGTCTCGGCGACCGACGTGCTCGTCCAATTCGACGTTGAAGTGGTCAACAACGGTTCTGCGCCCGCACGCGACGTGCTGATCGAGGCGATCATGGTCAGCGCGCACGCCGGCCAAGACCGCGACATCGCCGAATTCTTCATGCGGCCGCCGGGCCCGGGCGATCGCATTGCCGGAATTCCGCCGCTGGGCCGCGTGTCGCTGAAAAGCGCGGTTCGAATGCCGATCGACCGGGTGCAGAGCTTCGACGTGGAAGGGCGCAAGCTGTTCGTGCCGCTGGTCGCGCTCAACACGCATTACCGCTCGAGCGCCGTGGACGGGCATCGATCGGCTAGTTTCCTGGTCGGTCGTGGCGACGAGACGGTCGAGAAACTCGCGCCGTTCCGGCTCGACCTCGGGCCGCGGATCTTCCGCGGGCTGAGCGCTCGCCTGCACAGCTCGGGGTTGACCAGCAAGGCCGCTTGACAACTGTATTGTATCAGCAATACACCTCCGTAGGAACGGGGGCTTGAATGCATATAAAGTTGATCTCAGCGGCAATGGTTTCGGTGACGGCAATTGCCGCACCCGCACAGGCTCTTCCCGCCGACTTCAAGACCAAGGCTGACGCCCTGCTGGCGAAAAGCTACGCGGCCGATGGACCCGGCGCACAGGTGGTGGTCAGCGAGCGTGGGCGCGTGGTCTATCGCGGTGCTCGCGGGATGGCGAACGTCGACAGCAAGGCGCCGATCGACGAGACGACGGTGTTTCGCATCGGGTCGATCACCAAGCAGTTCGCCGCGGCGGTCGTCCTTCAGATGGCGGCCGAGGGCAAGCTCAAGCTCGACGACCCCATCGTCAAATATCTGCCGGCCTATCCCAACGGGGCGGCGATCACCGTGCAGCAGTTGCTGAACCACACCAGCGGTATCCAGAGCTACACCGGCATCCCCGGCTGGATGGTCGAGGCGAAGACCAACAAGGCTTATTCGACCACGGCGCTTATCGCCGAGTTCAAGGACATGCCCGCGGTGACGAGTCCGGGCGAAGCCTTTGCCTACAACAACAGCGGCTACGTGCTGCTTGGTGCGTTGATCGAAGCGATCAGCGGCCGACCATGGCACGAGGAAGTCGAGCGGCGCCTGACGAAGCCGCTCGGCCTGACGAGCCTTCGCTATGGAGTGGATGAAACGTCGGTCCCAACGATGGCCAGGGGACACACCGACTTCGGTGGCACGGTCATCCCGTCGCGCCTGATCCACATGAGCGTGCCCGGCGCGGCCGGCGCCCTGGTCGGATCGGCCGGCGACTTGGCGAAGTGGCACGACGCGCTGCATCACGGGAAAGTTGTCCCGGCACCTTACTACGCACGCATGATCGCGCCGACTGTCCTGCCCGACGGGAAGACCGAACAATATGGCTTTGGCATCGCACCCGGCACGCTGCGTGACGTGCCAGTGGTCGGACACGGCGGCGGCATCTTCGGGTTCTCGTCGGACAGCGTCTACGTGCCCAGCGCCGATGTCTCGGTGACGGTCCTGACCAACAGCGACAGTCCGCCGGTCGATACCTCTCTGGTCATGAGTCGCCTGGCGGCGATGGCGATCGGCAAGCCGTTCGAGGAGTTCACCGCCCAGCCGCTTGACGCTGCGTCGGTCACGCCCGCGCTAGGCCGTTACCAGTTTGCCACGGCCGAGCGGGTGCTGACCCTGGTGGACGGCAAGCTTTATGCGCAGCGAGTCGGCGGCTCGCGCCTGCCGGTCCTGTCGGCGGGGAAGGGCCGATACTTCTATGGTCCAGCCGATCTCAGCTGGTTCGAACTGGCGACGGATCCTGCCGGGAAGCCGGTGATGAAGTTCTACGCCAACGGTTCCGAGAAAGCGGAAGCAGGCAAGTATCTCGGCCCGCCGCCGGTCGAAGCCGCGGCGGTGACGGTGCCCGCGGCCATGCTGGCGGCCTATGTCGGAACCTATTCAACCCCGGTTGGGAAAGCCGCCGTGACGTCGGATGCTGGCCAACTGATGATCCAGCTCCGGGGAAGCGCCTTGCCGATGAAGGCGGTCAGCCTTGCGGAATTCACGGTCGACCAAGTGGCCGCCAAGGTCCGGTTCGTCAGCACGGCCGGGAAAGTCACGGAGATCGAGATCGAGCAGGGCGGTCGAACCCTGCCGGGCACGCGCGACTAGAGCGCGGTCCCGACGCTGTTGTAGCTGTGCCAGGCGAGCACGGCGGCGGCGCCGCGATGGGGGCGCCAATTTTCGGCAAGCGCGCGCAGCTGCTTTTCGCTCGGCCGCTCGTCGAGACCCAGCAGGCGGCCGATTTCGACCTGCACCGCGAGGTCGCCCGCGGGCCACACGTCGCCGCGTCCCTCCGCGAACAGCAGGTAGATTTCGGCCGACCAGCGCCCGATGCCCTTGATCCGCGTGAGCAGCTCGATCGCTTCCTCGTCGTCTTCAGGAAGGCGCGTCAGGTCGAGGTCGCCCGACAGGACGAGACCGGCCAGGCTGCGCGCATAGCCCGCCTTCTGCCGCGACAGGCCCGCCTCGCGCAGTTCATCGTCGCTCGCGGCCAGCAGCGCCGGAAGGTCGACCGGTTCGCCATATTTCGCGACCAGCTTGTTCCACATCGACCGTGCGGCGGCGACGCTGACCTGCTGGCCGACGATCGTGCGAAGCAGGGTCTCGACGCCGGGTTCGCTAAGGCGGGGTTCCGGCTTGCCGTGGCTCGCAAGGACCGCTGCGAACGCCGCCTCGCGCTCGACCAGCGCATCGAGGCTGGCGTGGAGCGATTGGCGGGTTCGGACCATCAGGCGACGGTGGCGGCGTAGAGCGCGACCGCGGCGGCGTTGGACACGTTGAGGCTTTCGACCTCGGCCGTGATAGGCAGCCGCGCGAGCGCGTCGCAATGCTCGCGGATGTTATGGCGCATGCCTGGACCCTCGGCGCCGAGCACCAGTGCTACCCGCTGAGGTCCCAGCGCGGCCTTGAGGTCGTCCTTGGCCTCACCGGCCAGCCCGATCCGCCAGAAGCCCGCCTCGGCGATTTCCTCGAGCGCGCGCGACAGGTTGACGACGCGGACCCACGGCACGCGCTCCAGCGCGCCCGATGCGGCCTTGGCGAGCGCGCCGCCTTCGGGTGGCGCGTGGCGGTCCTGCGTGACGATTCCGATCGCGCCGAATGCGGCGGCCGAGCGCAGGATCGCGCCGACATTGTGCGGGTCGGTGACCTGGTCGAGCACGAGCAGCACTGCGCGCTCGGGCGCGTCGGCAAGCAGGTCGCCAAGCCAGATTTCCTCAAGCGGTTCGACTTCGATCACCACGCCTTGATGCGGGGCGTCGGACGGAACCATGCGGCCAAGGTCGGGCCCTTCGGCCATGACTACGGGAAGATCCTTGGGGAAATTCATGAACGCCGCGGCCTCACGGCTCGACCAGGCCTTCAGCACTCGCCGTTCGGGATTGTCGAGGGCGGCGGCGACCGCATGCTTGCCCCAGAAACGGGGACGGTTCGGATTGCCGCCGGACTTGCTCTTGTTCTTGCGCGCCATGGGGTGCGCCTAGCCCAAGGACGGCGGCTTACGCCACCCCTTCGGCATCGAGCGCATAGCCCGCCGAGCGAACGGTGCGGACGATATCGGGCTCGCCAAGCGCCATGCGCAGGCGGCGGATATGCACGTCGACGGTGCGAAGCTCGATATCTTCGCTGTGCGGCCACACGGTTTCGAGCAATTGCTGGCGCGAGAAGACGCGGCCGGGGTTTTCGAGGAAATGACGAAGCAGACGATACTCGGTCGGGCCCAATTGCACCGGCTCGCCGTCGCGTTTTACCCGGTGCGCGGCGAGGTCCATCTCCAGCCCGCCATAGCTGAGCGAATCGGCGGCAAGTGCGGGACGCACCCGGCGGAGGACGGCGCCAGCGCGCGCGACCAGTTCCTTCGGGCTGAACGGCTTGGTCATGTAATCGTCGGCGCCGGTTTCTAGGCCGCGGATGCGGTCGTCCTCCTCACCGCGCGCGGTCAGCATGATGATCGGCACGTTGGCGGTCGCGCCGCGGCGGCGCAGGCGGCGGCACACTTCGATCCCGCTGATGCCCTCGATCATCCAGTCGAGCAGGACGAGGTCGGGCTTGATCTCCTCCGCAAGGATCAGCGCTTCCTCGCCGTCGCCGGTGCGGGTGACGGTGTAGCCGGCGCGGTCGAAGTGAAACGAGACCAGCTCCGCCAGGGCGCGGTCGTCCTCGACCAGCAGCAGGCGCTTGGCGGCCATGACCTCAGCCTCTCCAGTCGGCGCCGCGCGGTCGGTCGGCGAGATGCTGACCGGTTGCGGCGTAATAAACCATTTCGGCGATGTTGGTGGCGTGGTCACCGACCCGCTCAATGTTCTTGGCGATGAATAGAAGGTGCGTGGACTGACCGATGTTGTTCGGATTTTCCATCATGAAGGTCAGCAGCGTGCGGAAGATCGAATTATAGAAATCGTCGACCGCGCGGTCCCGCTCGACCACGCGCACCGCTGCGTCGGCGTCGCGCTCGACGAAGGCGTTGAGGACGTCGTGGACCATCTCGGTCGCGATGCGCGCCATCTCGGGCATCAGGCTGATCGGTTCGATCTTGCCGACGCTGTCGATCAGCGCGACGCGCTTGGAGATGTTCTTGGCATAGTCGCCGATGCGCTCGACCACGCTGGAGATCTTGAGCGCGGCAACGACGTCGCGAAGGTCGCCTGCCATCGGCGCCCGAAGCGCGATCAACTGGATCGCGCGGCGCTCGGTCTCGATTTCCAGCGCGTCGATCTTCTTGTCGTTCTCGACAACATTTTCAGCGCCCTGCAGGTCGTGCTGGACGAGGCAACGCATGGATTCGCGGATAGCATGCTCGGCAAGCCCGCCCATCTGGCTGATGAGCGCGCGCAGCCGGTCGAGATCGTCGTCGAACGCCTTGATCGTATGTCCGCCGGTGGTGGCCATATTCGTCTCTCCGCTCAGCCGTAACGGCCGGTGATGTAATCTTGGGTGCGCTGCTCGCGCGGATTGGTGAAGATCTCGCTGGTCTTGCCGTATTCGACCAGCTCGCCGAGGTGGAAGAAGGCGGTTCGCTGACTGACGCGTGCCGCCTGCTGCATGTTGTGCGTGACGATCGCGATGGCGTAGCGGCCGCGCAGGTCGTGGATCAGCTCCTCGATCCGCGCTGTGGCGATCGGGTCGAGCGCCGAGCAGGGCTCGTCCATCAGGATGACTTCGGGATCGACCGCGATGGCGCGGGCGATGCACAGGCGCTGCTGCTGCCCGCCCGACAGCGCGGTGCCGCTTTCTGCCAAGCGATCCTTGACCTCTTCCCAAAGGCCGGCGCGCTTGAGCGATTTTTCCACCACCTCGTCGAGCTCGGCCTTGTTCGCCGCCAACCCGTGAATGCGCGGGCCGTAGGCGACATTTTCGAAGATCGACTTGGGGAAGGGGTTGGGCTTCTGGAACACCATGCCGACGCGGGCGCGGAGCTGAACCACATCCATCGCGGGGGAGTAGATGTCCTGCCCGTCGAGCGTGATTTCGCCGGTGACGCGGGCACCCGCGATCGTGTCGTTCATGCGGTTGAGCGTGCGCAGGAAGGTCGACTTGCCGCAGCCCGACGGACCAATGAACGCCGTGACGCGGTCGTCGTGGATGTCGATGTCGACGCCCTTCAGCGCTTCCTTCGCACCGTAAAAGACGCGCACGTCGCGCGCCGACATCTTGGGCGTGCGATTGTCGTTCACGTCAGCGGCGGCCTCAGGCCCGTCTGCGGCGATGTGGACCGAGCCGCGATCGGCGACGGCGGGGCCGCCGCGCGGAATGACCTGGTCGTGCTCGGCCTCGGCCGCGACGGCGGTCGAAGGAGCGGGATTGGGGACGAGGGGGGTCGTGGGTTTCATGGGTTTCAAGCCTACCAGCGGCGTTCGAAGCGATTGCGAAGATAGATGGCGAGCCCGTTCATCAACAGCATGAAGACGAGCAGAACGATGATCGCCGCCGAGGTCTTCTCGACGAAGTTGCGGTCGACCTCGTCGGACCACAGGAAGATCTGCACCGGCAGAACACTCGACGGCGCGGTGATCCCGCCTGGCGGCGTGGCGATGAAGGCGCGCATGCCGATCATCAGCAGCGGCGCGGTTTCGCCCAGCGCGCGGGCCATGCCAATGATCGTGCCGGTCAGGATGCCGGGCAGCGCGAGCGGCAAAACATGGTGGAAGACGACCTGCATCTTCGACGCGCCGACGCCCAGCGCCGCGTCGCGGATCGACGGCGGCACCGCCTTGATCGCGTTGCGGCCGGCGATGACGATGACCGGCATGGTCATCAGCGCGAGCGTCAGGCCGCCGACGAGCGGGGCCGATCGCGGCAGGTGCATGAAGTTGAGGAACACCGCGAGGCCAAGCAGGCCGAAGATGATCGACGGCACCGCGGCGAGGTTGTTGATGCTGACCTCGATCATGTCGGTCCAGCGATTGCGCGGGGCGAATTCCTCCAGGTAGAGCGCCGACAGCACGCCGATCGGGAAGGCGAGCGCCATCGTCACGAGGATGGTGAGCAGGCTGCCCTTCAAGGCGCCCCACACGCCGACCACCGAGGCATCGGTCGCGTCGGAGGACGTCAGGAAGGCGGCATTGAAGCTGCGACGGGTCTCGGCGCGCGTCAGCATCGCCTCGAGCGCGGGATCGCCGTCGCCCTTCACCGCGACGTCGCCGCGCGAGGACAGCGGCAGCCACAGCTGCGCACGTTTGCTCAGAAGGGAGGGGTCGTCGACCAGCTGGTCGGCGAGTTCGCGGACGCTGGCGGGCCCGAACAGGTCGGCGCCCGCCGCCCCGAATTGCGCGACGGCGGCCTGGTCGACGACGCCTTCGAGGCCCGCCGACTGCAGGACGTTCGACGCGTCGGAACGACTGAGCGCGGCGGGATCGACCATCAGGTCCGACCTCGGGAAGTCGATCGTCAGCTGCGCCTCGCCGCGGGTGAAGCCGCCCGCGCCTTTCCACGCCATCGTGATCAGCAGGAAGGCGAGGAAGGCGACGCTGATCCCGACCGCAGCAAGCCCGAACAGCTTGAAGCGGCGCTCGGCAGCATAGCGGCGCGCGACGCGGCGCTGCATTGTGCCATCGGTCCAGCGCGAGGGAATTCCCGCGGTCCCGGAAGAGGCGGTTCCCGTGCTCGTCATGCCCCCGGCATGTCTGCGCGCGTCACTCATAAGCTTCCCGATACTTGCGGACCACGCGCAGCGCGATGAGGTTGAGGATCAGCGTGATTACGAACAGCGCGAGGCCGAGAGCGAAGGCGGCGAGCGTCTTGGCGCTGTCGAATTCCTGGTCGCCGGTCAGCAGCTGGACGATCTGCGTCGTGACGGTGGTGACGCTCTCGAACGGGTTGGCGGTCATGTTGGCGGCGAGGCCCGCGGCCATGACGACGATCATCGTTTCGCCGATCGCGCGGCTGACCGCGAGCAGGACTCCGCCGACGACGCCCGGAAGCGCGGCGGGAAGCACGACCTTCTTGATCGTTTCCGATCGCGTTGCGCCGAGCGCGAGGCTGCCGTCACGCATTGCCTGCGGGACCGCGGCGATGCTGTCGTCGGCCATCGAACTGACGAACGGGATGATCATGATGCCCATGACGAGGCCCGCGGCGAGCGCGCTTTCGCTGCTGGCGGACGAAATGCCGATGCCGATGCCGAGGTCACGAACCAGCGGCGCGACGGTCAGCGCGGCGAAATAGCCGTAAACGACGGTCGGGACGCCCGCGAGGATCTCGAGCATCGGCTTGAGCCACGCGCGCAGCCGCTGCGGCGCATATTGGGTCAGGAAGATCGCGCTCATCAGGCCGAGCGGGATGGCAACGATCATCGCGATGATCGCACCGATGAAGGCCGTGCCCCAGAACAGCGGAATCGACCCGAACGCGCCCGACGATCCGGCCTGGTCGGCGCGGAGCGCGGTCTGCGGGCTCCAGGTCGTTCCGAACAGGAACTCGGTCGGGCTGACCATCTGGAAAAAGCGGAGGCTTTCGAACAGCAGCGACATGACGATGCCGAGCGTGGTGAGGATCGCAATCAGCGACGCGCCGACGAGCAGGCCCATCAGCCACCGCTCGACCCCGCTGCGCGCGCGGAAGTCGGCGCCGATGCGGCGAAGCGCGAAGAAACCGCCAAGCAGCGCGACGAGCAGGGCAATCCCGCCGCCGATCCACGACAGGCGGCTATTCGCCTCCGCATAGACCGGGGCGATGCCGGCAGATTCGGGGATGAAGCCGACGCTGCGCTGGCCGAGCGCGATCTGGCGCGCCTCGCTGATAATGTTGTCTCGCGCCATGGCGAAGTCCGGCAGCGCCTGGCCTGCGGGCGAGGCGAGCACCGACTGTTCGACCAGCCCAGGCTGGACTGAGGCCCAGATGCCGAGGAACAGCAGCGCCGGAAGCAGCACCCACAGCGCGACGTAGATGGCGTGGTAATTGGGCAGGCTGTTGACCCGCGTCCCGCCGGCACGAATGCCGACGACCCGGCGCCGGGCATAAAACCCGGCGCCGAGCGCAATCAGGAGGACCGCGACGAGCGCGAACGTCAGGGACATGGGCCTGGCCGAGCTCCGCCGCTTACTTCAGCGTCGCCGGGTCGAGCGGTTTGAGCGCCGTGGCCTGCGCGTTCGCGGCCGCGGCGTCGGCGTCATGCAACGGCACGAGGCCACGCTTTTCGAGCGGGCCGCCCTTGCCCCACATCTTGGCATAGGCCGCGACGAACTGGCGGATCGCCGGCTTGGCGGCCAGATGCTCACCCTTCACGTAGACGAAAATCTTGCGGCTGCCCGGATAGCTGAGGTCGCTGATCGTCGCTTCGGTCGGGGTGACGCCGCCGATCGTCACCGGGGCGACGCGGTCGGCATTTTCCTCGAGGAAGCTGTAGCCCAGCACGCCGAGCGCGCCCGGATCGGCAGCGACCTTCTGTACCAGCAGATTGTCGTTCTCGCCGGCTTCGACATAGGCGCCGTCTTCGCGGATCTTGGTGCAGGTCGTCTTGTGCTGGTCCGAGTTGGCGGTCTTGAGCGCCTTCATCGCCGGGTCGCTGTCGCAGCCCTTCTCGAGGATCAGCTCGGCCAGGCTGTCGCGCGTGCCCGACGTCGGCGACGGGCCGATGACGCGGATCGGCGTCGCGGGAAGCGACGGGTTGATGTCCTTCCACGTCTTGGCGGTCTGCGGCTTGCCGAACGGGTTGGCGGCGAGCGCCTTGTAGATTTCGGCGACGGTCACGTTGAGCGCGGGCTGGCCCTTGGCCTGTACCAGCGTCAGGCCGTCGATGCCGACCGGAAGCTCGATGACCTGCTTCACGCCCGATGCCTGGCAGGCGGCATATTCGCTAGCCTTCATCGGGCGCGAGGCGTTGACCATGTCGGGGAATTGTTCGCCAACGCCCGAGCAGAACAGCTTGATGCCCGCGCCGGTGCCGGTCGATTCGACGATCGCGCTGACGCCGGCATTGGTGCGCTGGAAATCTTCCGAGACGGCGGTGGTGAACGGATAGACCGTCGAGGAACCGACGATCTTCAGCTGGCTAACCGCGCCCGCACCATCCGAACCGCCGCTTCCGCAAGCTGCAACAAGCGCCACCAGCGGCAGCGCGCCGAACAATTTCTTCATGCGTCAAACTCCCCAATTGCCGGGTCCTCGGCGCGAATCCCAATTGCGCCGTCCGGTGATCGCGGACGCTCTAGCGCCGGCTCGGCCAGTCCCTGTGACAGTGGGGTTACCGTTTGATGACAGCGATTCCGGCGGTCAGGCGGAGGGGATCGTCACCGTCACGGTGGTGCCCGACCCGAGCGAGGAGCGGATCGTCATTCGCCCGCGATGTCGTTCGACGATGTGCTTCACGATCGCGAGGCCAAGGCCGGTGCCGCCCGATTCGCGGCTTCGAGCCGAATCGACGCGGTAGAATCGCTCGGTAAGGCGCGGGAGGTGCTCGGCGGCGATGCCGTCGCCATCGTCCTGAACAATCAGCTCGACCTTGCCCGCGTCGGCGCTGACCTCGACCCGTACCGTGCAGCTGTCCTCGCCGCAGCCATAACGAAGCGCATTGCCGATGAGGTTGTCGGCCAACTGCATCAGCTGTCCGAAGTCGCCCTGCACCGATGCCGATTCGATCGACGGGACAAGCTCCACCGTACAATTGCGCTGTTCGGCATGGGCGGCGGCATGATCGACCGACAGGCGTGCCACCTCGACCAGATCGACCGTTTCGTCGGGGAGGCGGAAGCGATCGGCCTCGATCCGCGACAGGCTCATCAGATCCTCAACGATCCGAAGCATCCGCCGCGCCTCGCCCTCGATGGTGTGGCCAAACCGGCTGCGCATCTCGTCGGGGAGCGGCCCGTCTTCGGCAAGCGTCTCGGCATAGCCGATGATGGTGGCGAGGGGCGTGCGCAGCTCGTGGCTGGCATTGGCGACGAAGTCGGTGCGCATCCGCTCCGCCGCGAGCGCGGCCGAACGGTCGCTTAGTCGAACCAGCACCGCACCGCCGTTGAGTGGGCGAACGGCGAGCACCCACGGGCGCTCCGCCGATCCGATCCCGATGACCTCGACATCGGCTGTGCGGCCCGACGCGATCGTTTCGAGCGCGAGCGGGTGACGGATCGCGATCCGCACGTCGCGGCCGACGACC
Above is a genomic segment from Sphingomonas sp. LY29 containing:
- a CDS encoding serine hydrolase translates to MTAIAAPAQALPADFKTKADALLAKSYAADGPGAQVVVSERGRVVYRGARGMANVDSKAPIDETTVFRIGSITKQFAAAVVLQMAAEGKLKLDDPIVKYLPAYPNGAAITVQQLLNHTSGIQSYTGIPGWMVEAKTNKAYSTTALIAEFKDMPAVTSPGEAFAYNNSGYVLLGALIEAISGRPWHEEVERRLTKPLGLTSLRYGVDETSVPTMARGHTDFGGTVIPSRLIHMSVPGAAGALVGSAGDLAKWHDALHHGKVVPAPYYARMIAPTVLPDGKTEQYGFGIAPGTLRDVPVVGHGGGIFGFSSDSVYVPSADVSVTVLTNSDSPPVDTSLVMSRLAAMAIGKPFEEFTAQPLDAASVTPALGRYQFATAERVLTLVDGKLYAQRVGGSRLPVLSAGKGRYFYGPADLSWFELATDPAGKPVMKFYANGSEKAEAGKYLGPPPVEAAAVTVPAAMLAAYVGTYSTPVGKAAVTSDAGQLMIQLRGSALPMKAVSLAEFTVDQVAAKVRFVSTAGKVTEIEIEQGGRTLPGTRD
- a CDS encoding DNA-3-methyladenine glycosylase 2 family protein, which produces MVRTRQSLHASLDALVEREAAFAAVLASHGKPEPRLSEPGVETLLRTIVGQQVSVAAARSMWNKLVAKYGEPVDLPALLAASDDELREAGLSRQKAGYARSLAGLVLSGDLDLTRLPEDDEEAIELLTRIKGIGRWSAEIYLLFAEGRGDVWPAGDLAVQVEIGRLLGLDERPSEKQLRALAENWRPHRGAAAVLAWHSYNSVGTAL
- the rlmB gene encoding 23S rRNA (guanosine(2251)-2'-O)-methyltransferase RlmB, coding for MARKNKSKSGGNPNRPRFWGKHAVAAALDNPERRVLKAWSSREAAAFMNFPKDLPVVMAEGPDLGRMVPSDAPHQGVVIEVEPLEEIWLGDLLADAPERAVLLVLDQVTDPHNVGAILRSAAAFGAIGIVTQDRHAPPEGGALAKAASGALERVPWVRVVNLSRALEEIAEAGFWRIGLAGEAKDDLKAALGPQRVALVLGAEGPGMRHNIREHCDALARLPITAEVESLNVSNAAAVALYAATVA
- the phoB gene encoding phosphate regulon transcriptional regulator PhoB, which gives rise to MAAKRLLLVEDDRALAELVSFHFDRAGYTVTRTGDGEEALILAEEIKPDLVLLDWMIEGISGIEVCRRLRRRGATANVPIIMLTARGEEDDRIRGLETGADDYMTKPFSPKELVARAGAVLRRVRPALAADSLSYGGLEMDLAAHRVKRDGEPVQLGPTEYRLLRHFLENPGRVFSRQQLLETVWPHSEDIELRTVDVHIRRLRMALGEPDIVRTVRSAGYALDAEGVA
- the phoU gene encoding phosphate signaling complex protein PhoU — encoded protein: MATTGGHTIKAFDDDLDRLRALISQMGGLAEHAIRESMRCLVQHDLQGAENVVENDKKIDALEIETERRAIQLIALRAPMAGDLRDVVAALKISSVVERIGDYAKNISKRVALIDSVGKIEPISLMPEMARIATEMVHDVLNAFVERDADAAVRVVERDRAVDDFYNSIFRTLLTFMMENPNNIGQSTHLLFIAKNIERVGDHATNIAEMVYYAATGQHLADRPRGADWRG
- the pstB gene encoding phosphate ABC transporter ATP-binding protein PstB, with the protein product MSARDVRVFYGAKEALKGVDIDIHDDRVTAFIGPSGCGKSTFLRTLNRMNDTIAGARVTGEITLDGQDIYSPAMDVVQLRARVGMVFQKPNPFPKSIFENVAYGPRIHGLAANKAELDEVVEKSLKRAGLWEEVKDRLAESGTALSGGQQQRLCIARAIAVDPEVILMDEPCSALDPIATARIEELIHDLRGRYAIAIVTHNMQQAARVSQRTAFFHLGELVEYGKTSEIFTNPREQRTQDYITGRYG
- the pstA gene encoding phosphate ABC transporter permease PstA encodes the protein MQRRVARRYAAERRFKLFGLAAVGISVAFLAFLLITMAWKGAGGFTRGEAQLTIDFPRSDLMVDPAALSRSDASNVLQSAGLEGVVDQAAVAQFGAAGADLFGPASVRELADQLVDDPSLLSKRAQLWLPLSSRGDVAVKGDGDPALEAMLTRAETRRSFNAAFLTSSDATDASVVGVWGALKGSLLTILVTMALAFPIGVLSALYLEEFAPRNRWTDMIEVSINNLAAVPSIIFGLLGLAVFLNFMHLPRSAPLVGGLTLALMTMPVIVIAGRNAIKAVPPSIRDAALGVGASKMQVVFHHVLPLALPGILTGTIIGMARALGETAPLLMIGMRAFIATPPGGITAPSSVLPVQIFLWSDEVDRNFVEKTSAAIIVLLVFMLLMNGLAIYLRNRFERRW
- the pstC gene encoding phosphate ABC transporter permease subunit PstC yields the protein MTFALVAVLLIALGAGFYARRRVVGIRAGGTRVNSLPNYHAIYVALWVLLPALLFLGIWASVQPGLVEQSVLASPAGQALPDFAMARDNIISEARQIALGQRSVGFIPESAGIAPVYAEANSRLSWIGGGIALLVALLGGFFALRRIGADFRARSGVERWLMGLLVGASLIAILTTLGIVMSLLFESLRFFQMVSPTEFLFGTTWSPQTALRADQAGSSGAFGSIPLFWGTAFIGAIIAMIVAIPLGLMSAIFLTQYAPQRLRAWLKPMLEILAGVPTVVYGYFAALTVAPLVRDLGIGIGISSASSESALAAGLVMGIMIIPFVSSMADDSIAAVPQAMRDGSLALGATRSETIKKVVLPAALPGVVGGVLLAVSRAIGETMIVVMAAGLAANMTANPFESVTTVTTQIVQLLTGDQEFDSAKTLAAFALGLALFVITLILNLIALRVVRKYREAYE
- a CDS encoding substrate-binding domain-containing protein, with protein sequence MKKLFGALPLVALVAACGSGGSDGAGAVSQLKIVGSSTVYPFTTAVSEDFQRTNAGVSAIVESTGTGAGIKLFCSGVGEQFPDMVNASRPMKASEYAACQASGVKQVIELPVGIDGLTLVQAKGQPALNVTVAEIYKALAANPFGKPQTAKTWKDINPSLPATPIRVIGPSPTSGTRDSLAELILEKGCDSDPAMKALKTANSDQHKTTCTKIREDGAYVEAGENDNLLVQKVAADPGALGVLGYSFLEENADRVAPVTIGGVTPTEATISDLSYPGSRKIFVYVKGEHLAAKPAIRQFVAAYAKMWGKGGPLEKRGLVPLHDADAAAANAQATALKPLDPATLK
- a CDS encoding ATP-binding protein, which encodes MVTLNPLAQSILDAIADPALILSSGTVAAANRAARSILGEQVVGRDVRIAIRHPLALETIASGRTADVEVIGIGSAERPWVLAVRPLNGGAVLVRLSDRSAALAAERMRTDFVANASHELRTPLATIIGYAETLAEDGPLPDEMRSRFGHTIEGEARRMLRIVEDLMSLSRIEADRFRLPDETVDLVEVARLSVDHAAAHAEQRNCTVELVPSIESASVQGDFGQLMQLADNLIGNALRYGCGEDSCTVRVEVSADAGKVELIVQDDGDGIAAEHLPRLTERFYRVDSARSRESGGTGLGLAIVKHIVERHRGRMTIRSSLGSGTTVTVTIPSA